A single Microbacterium sulfonylureivorans DNA region contains:
- the paaZ gene encoding phenylacetic acid degradation bifunctional protein PaaZ — protein sequence MTDVLPSYVLGRWWTPAEGADAVTVADASTGEPVVRISTAGLDLGAVLEFARTKGQSSLGALTFHQRALLLKQFAIALTERKQELYDLSKRAGATERDSLNDVDGGIGVLFTYSSKGRRELPNAQVYLDGPVEQLSKDGSFLARHVYTRLPGVAVQINAFNFPMWGALEKFAPAFLAGVPTVVKPATPTAYVAEAWVRILVETGLLPEGSLQLVSGSIPGIFDHLRLGDLVGFTGSASTAERLRSHECVQTGGVRFTSETDSINASVLGPDAVPGTPEFDAYVKQLLVELTTKAGQKCTAIRRAIVPEGSVDAVVEALRAKIAERVVIGDPHAANVTMGPLVSLAQRDEVLRAVSSLEAAGGRVLLGSTVAPEIVRADGSVGVAGDGAFVEPVLIGFADASADAVHEIEAFGPVASVLAYRTVDEAADLVARGGGSLVTSVATNDPVVATALLSRIAAFNGRLLFLDRADARTSTGHGAPVPHLVHGGPGRAGGGEELGGIRAVLHHMQRTAVQGSPEMMTALTGVWHQGAASRSDRHPFRKSLAELAIGDQLASPLRVVTLDDIETFANFTGDLFYAHMNEEAAAANPFFPGRVAHGYLLVSWAAGLFVDPDPGPVLANYGLENLRFITPVSPGDEIRVVLTAKQITPRETDEYGEVRWDAVILNQDDEIVATYDVLTLVAKELDAASAPGAPVSIGAGR from the coding sequence ATGACCGACGTCCTTCCCAGCTACGTGCTCGGCCGGTGGTGGACTCCGGCCGAGGGCGCGGACGCCGTCACGGTGGCGGATGCCTCCACCGGCGAGCCGGTCGTCCGGATCAGCACCGCGGGGCTCGACCTGGGTGCGGTGCTCGAGTTCGCGCGCACGAAGGGGCAGTCGAGCCTCGGCGCGCTGACGTTCCATCAGCGCGCGCTCCTCCTCAAGCAGTTCGCGATCGCGCTCACCGAGCGCAAGCAGGAGCTGTACGACCTGTCCAAGCGTGCGGGCGCCACCGAGCGGGACTCGCTCAACGACGTCGACGGCGGCATCGGCGTGCTCTTCACGTACTCGTCCAAGGGCCGACGTGAGCTGCCGAACGCCCAGGTCTATCTGGACGGGCCCGTCGAGCAGCTGTCGAAGGACGGTTCATTCCTCGCGCGGCATGTGTACACACGGCTGCCCGGCGTGGCCGTGCAGATCAACGCGTTCAACTTCCCGATGTGGGGTGCGCTCGAGAAGTTCGCGCCCGCGTTCCTCGCCGGGGTGCCGACCGTCGTCAAGCCCGCGACCCCGACGGCCTACGTGGCCGAGGCGTGGGTGCGGATCCTCGTCGAGACCGGGCTTCTGCCCGAAGGCTCGCTGCAGCTCGTGAGCGGCAGCATCCCGGGCATCTTCGACCACCTGCGGCTGGGCGACCTCGTCGGGTTCACCGGGAGCGCTTCGACGGCGGAGCGCCTGCGCTCGCACGAGTGCGTGCAGACCGGAGGCGTGCGGTTCACGAGCGAGACGGACTCGATCAACGCGTCCGTGCTCGGACCGGACGCGGTGCCGGGAACGCCGGAGTTTGACGCGTACGTGAAGCAGCTGCTCGTCGAGCTCACGACCAAGGCGGGGCAGAAGTGCACGGCGATCCGCCGGGCGATCGTGCCGGAGGGCTCGGTCGACGCCGTCGTCGAGGCACTGCGCGCCAAAATCGCCGAGCGCGTCGTGATCGGCGACCCGCACGCCGCGAACGTCACGATGGGACCGCTCGTCTCGCTCGCCCAGCGCGACGAGGTGCTGCGCGCCGTGTCGTCGCTCGAGGCGGCGGGTGGTCGTGTGCTGCTCGGATCGACCGTCGCGCCCGAGATCGTGCGTGCCGACGGCTCCGTCGGCGTGGCCGGCGACGGGGCGTTCGTCGAGCCCGTCCTCATCGGGTTCGCGGATGCCTCGGCCGATGCGGTTCACGAGATCGAGGCCTTCGGCCCGGTCGCCAGCGTCCTGGCCTACCGCACCGTCGACGAGGCGGCCGACCTCGTCGCCCGCGGCGGCGGCTCGCTGGTGACGAGCGTCGCCACGAACGACCCCGTCGTCGCGACGGCCCTCCTCTCTCGCATCGCCGCGTTCAACGGGCGCCTGCTGTTCCTCGACCGCGCCGACGCGCGCACATCGACCGGCCACGGCGCACCGGTGCCGCACCTCGTGCACGGCGGTCCGGGCCGGGCGGGCGGCGGCGAAGAGCTCGGCGGCATCCGGGCCGTGCTGCATCACATGCAGCGGACGGCTGTCCAGGGCTCGCCCGAGATGATGACGGCGCTGACCGGCGTGTGGCACCAGGGCGCGGCATCCCGCAGCGATCGCCACCCGTTCCGCAAGTCGCTCGCCGAACTGGCGATCGGCGACCAGCTCGCCTCTCCGCTCCGCGTCGTGACTCTCGACGACATCGAGACCTTCGCGAACTTCACCGGCGACCTCTTCTACGCGCACATGAACGAGGAGGCGGCCGCCGCCAACCCGTTCTTCCCCGGCAGGGTGGCGCACGGCTACCTGCTCGTGTCGTGGGCCGCCGGACTCTTCGTCGACCCCGATCCGGGTCCGGTGCTCGCGAACTACGGCCTCGAGAACCTCCGGTTCATCACGCCCGTGTCGCCCGGCGACGAGATCCGCGTCGTGCTCACCGCGAAGCAGATCACTCCGCGCGAGACCGACGAGTACGGCGAGGTGCGCTGGGACGCCGTCATCCTGAACCAGGACGACGAGATCGTCGCGACCTACGACGTGCTCACGCTCGTCGCGAAGGAGCTGGATGCCGCGTCCGCCCCGGGTGCGCCGGTGTCGATCGGGGCGGGGAGATGA
- a CDS encoding 3-hydroxyacyl-CoA dehydrogenase family protein gives MSGSGTEPRVPARVGVIGGGRMGAGIAHAFALAGADVIVVERDADAAAAASARLLESLRRSVERGTTSRTYDDLAAAVSTATDASALAGCGLVVEAVPEDRELKVAALARAEGVLEAGAALATNTSSISIDDLSAGLARPDRFLGLHFFNPVPASLLVEIVAGGATDEALIEDARAWIAAIGKTPVVVRDAPGFASSRLGVALGLEAIRMLEEGVASAADIDAAMELGYRHPVGPLKTTDLVGLDVRLGIAEELHARLGDRFAPPELLRRMVADGRLGRKSGRGFYEWSES, from the coding sequence ATGAGCGGGTCCGGCACGGAGCCTCGCGTCCCGGCGCGCGTGGGCGTGATCGGCGGCGGCCGCATGGGCGCCGGGATCGCGCACGCGTTCGCACTCGCCGGCGCCGACGTGATCGTGGTCGAGCGCGACGCCGACGCGGCGGCCGCGGCATCCGCTCGTCTCCTCGAGAGTCTTCGCCGATCGGTCGAGCGCGGCACGACGTCGCGGACCTACGACGATCTCGCGGCCGCTGTGTCGACGGCGACGGATGCCTCGGCCCTCGCCGGCTGCGGGCTCGTCGTCGAGGCCGTGCCCGAGGATCGTGAGCTCAAGGTCGCGGCCCTCGCCCGCGCGGAGGGGGTGCTCGAGGCCGGTGCCGCCCTGGCGACGAACACGTCGTCCATCTCGATCGACGACCTCTCCGCGGGCCTCGCACGACCCGACCGGTTCCTGGGCCTGCACTTCTTCAATCCCGTGCCGGCATCGCTGCTGGTCGAGATCGTCGCCGGAGGGGCGACCGACGAGGCCCTGATCGAGGACGCCCGCGCGTGGATCGCCGCGATCGGCAAGACCCCGGTCGTCGTGCGCGATGCTCCCGGCTTCGCGTCGAGCCGCCTCGGCGTCGCGCTCGGCCTCGAAGCGATCCGCATGCTTGAGGAGGGCGTCGCCTCGGCCGCCGACATCGATGCGGCGATGGAGCTCGGGTACCGGCATCCCGTCGGCCCTCTCAAGACGACCGACCTGGTCGGACTGGATGTGCGCCTCGGAATCGCCGAGGAGCTGCACGCGCGCCTGGGCGACCGGTTCGCGCCGCCCGAGCTGCTGCGCCGCATGGTCGCCGATGGGCGCCTCGGACGCAAGAGCGGCCGCGGTTTCTACGAATGGAGCGAGTCATGA
- a CDS encoding enoyl-CoA hydratase/isomerase family protein: protein MPEPLLVESSDDRVVATLSRPEVRNAIDQAIIDRLHELCAELEEQPRTLILIGSGGVFASGADIAQLRDRRADDARRGINTRAFQRIRALPMPVIAAIDGYALGGGAELAYAADLRIGTPRVKIGNPETGLGIIAAAGATWRLPQIVGDARAAELLLTGRILDADDALSWGLLSSVHEPEDLLAAAHGLADRIAANDPLATRHTKTALAASPDAHPAIELELQAELFESPEKIRRMTAFLERRKR from the coding sequence ATGCCTGAGCCGCTGCTCGTCGAGAGCTCCGACGACCGCGTCGTGGCGACGCTGTCGCGCCCCGAGGTGCGCAATGCGATCGACCAGGCGATCATCGACCGGCTGCACGAGCTGTGCGCCGAGCTCGAAGAGCAGCCGCGCACACTGATCCTGATCGGCTCGGGGGGCGTGTTCGCATCGGGCGCCGACATCGCGCAGCTGCGCGACCGCCGAGCAGACGATGCCCGCCGGGGCATCAACACCCGCGCGTTCCAGCGGATCCGCGCTCTGCCGATGCCCGTGATCGCGGCGATCGACGGCTACGCTCTGGGCGGCGGCGCCGAGCTCGCGTACGCGGCCGATCTGCGCATCGGCACACCGCGCGTCAAGATCGGCAACCCCGAGACGGGCCTCGGCATCATCGCCGCCGCAGGTGCGACCTGGCGGCTTCCGCAGATCGTCGGCGACGCGCGTGCCGCCGAGCTGCTCCTCACGGGGCGGATCCTCGACGCGGACGATGCGCTGTCGTGGGGTCTCCTGTCGTCGGTGCACGAGCCGGAGGACCTCCTCGCCGCGGCGCACGGCCTCGCCGACCGCATCGCCGCGAACGACCCGCTGGCGACCCGGCACACCAAGACCGCGCTCGCCGCCTCGCCCGACGCCCATCCGGCGATCGAGCTCGAGCTGCAGGCCGAGCTGTTCGAGAGTCCCGAGAAGATCCGTCGCATGACGGCGTTCCTGGAGAGGCGGAAGCGATGA
- a CDS encoding thiolase family protein produces MSEAYLVGGVRTPVGRYGGALAGVRPDDLAALVVGEAVIRAGLPAAAVEEVILGAANQAGEDNRNVARMAALLAGLPDEVAGLTVNRLCASGMSAIALAAQAIRAGDADAMVAGGVESMTRAPWVQAKPDRAWGKPGEAFDTSIGWRFVNPRMAARDKATFSMPETAEEVARLDGISRADADAFALRSHERAIAAIDAGRFEAEIVAVPTRAGEVSVDEGPRRDTSLEALGRLRPVVTGGEVVTAGNSSSLNDGASAIVVASAAAVERHGLHPRARIVATANAALAPEIMGLGPVPATEKALAKAGLTVADLGAVELNEAFASQSLASMRRLGLDPEIVNADGGAIALGHPLGSSGSRLIVTLLGRMERDGVRYGLATMCVGVGQGTAMIVERTDA; encoded by the coding sequence ATGTCCGAGGCCTACCTCGTCGGAGGCGTGCGCACGCCGGTCGGCCGCTATGGCGGCGCGCTCGCGGGAGTGCGTCCCGACGACCTCGCCGCCCTCGTCGTGGGCGAGGCCGTCATCCGCGCCGGACTCCCCGCCGCAGCCGTCGAAGAGGTGATCCTCGGCGCGGCGAACCAGGCCGGTGAGGACAACCGCAACGTCGCCCGCATGGCCGCCCTCCTGGCGGGTCTCCCCGACGAGGTCGCGGGCCTCACCGTCAACCGCCTCTGTGCCTCCGGGATGTCCGCCATCGCGCTCGCCGCACAGGCGATCCGCGCGGGCGACGCCGACGCGATGGTAGCCGGCGGCGTCGAATCGATGACCCGCGCGCCATGGGTGCAGGCGAAGCCCGACCGCGCGTGGGGCAAGCCGGGCGAGGCGTTCGACACGTCGATCGGCTGGCGCTTCGTGAATCCGCGCATGGCCGCGCGCGACAAGGCGACGTTCTCGATGCCCGAGACGGCCGAGGAGGTCGCCCGGCTCGACGGGATCTCGCGCGCGGATGCCGATGCCTTCGCGCTCCGCAGCCACGAGCGCGCGATCGCGGCCATCGACGCCGGCCGGTTCGAGGCCGAGATCGTCGCCGTCCCGACCCGCGCCGGCGAGGTCTCCGTCGACGAGGGACCGCGCCGCGACACGTCGCTCGAAGCGCTCGGGCGCCTTCGCCCGGTCGTGACCGGCGGCGAGGTCGTCACCGCCGGCAATTCGAGCTCGCTCAACGACGGTGCATCGGCGATCGTCGTGGCATCGGCCGCGGCGGTCGAGCGTCATGGACTGCACCCCCGCGCGCGGATCGTCGCCACCGCGAACGCCGCCCTCGCCCCCGAGATCATGGGTCTCGGCCCCGTCCCGGCGACCGAGAAGGCGCTCGCGAAGGCCGGGCTGACCGTCGCCGACCTCGGCGCCGTCGAGCTGAACGAGGCGTTCGCGTCGCAGTCGCTCGCCTCGATGCGCCGGCTCGGCCTCGATCCGGAGATCGTCAACGCCGACGGCGGCGCGATCGCGCTCGGGCATCCGCTGGGCTCGAGCGGCAGCCGGCTGATCGTGACGCTCCTCGGACGCATGGAGCGCGACGGCGTCCGGTACGGCCTGGCGACGATGTGCGTCGGCGTGGGGCAGGGCACGGCGATGATCGTGGAGCGGACGGATGCCTGA
- a CDS encoding TetR/AcrR family transcriptional regulator encodes MPAIDVDRANGPAPRRGRPGYDRAQVLEIAVALFNEQGYDATSVADLATRLGLTKSALYHHFDSKEQLLALALDEALSGLEGVLDEPDARTGTAAERLGAVLRGAVRVLVDRLPYVTLLLRVRGNSDIERAALARRRAFDHRVTALVEEAQSAGLVRRDIDGPVATRLIFGMVNSIVEWYRPGGPVDRERLAHDVVAVVLDGMRTR; translated from the coding sequence ATGCCCGCCATCGACGTCGACCGCGCGAACGGCCCCGCGCCGCGTCGCGGACGCCCCGGCTACGACCGCGCGCAAGTGCTCGAGATCGCCGTCGCGCTCTTCAACGAGCAGGGCTACGACGCCACCTCGGTCGCCGATCTGGCCACCCGTCTCGGACTCACGAAATCCGCGCTGTACCACCACTTCGACTCGAAGGAGCAGCTGCTCGCCCTCGCTCTCGACGAGGCGCTGAGCGGTCTCGAGGGCGTGCTCGACGAGCCCGACGCCCGCACGGGCACCGCCGCCGAGCGCCTGGGCGCGGTGCTGCGCGGCGCCGTCCGAGTGCTCGTCGACCGCCTCCCCTACGTCACCCTGCTGCTGCGCGTGCGCGGCAACAGCGACATCGAGCGGGCCGCGCTGGCGCGGCGCCGTGCGTTCGACCATCGCGTGACCGCACTCGTCGAGGAGGCCCAGTCCGCCGGGCTGGTGCGTCGCGACATCGACGGCCCCGTCGCCACGCGACTGATCTTCGGCATGGTCAACTCCATCGTCGAGTGGTACCGCCCCGGAGGCCCCGTCGACCGCGAGCGTCTCGCGCACGACGTCGTGGCCGTGGTGCTCGACGGCATGCGCACCCGCTGA
- a CDS encoding MFS transporter: MSTPQPDPGFTPTGTIASPVDRRRVVFATVVGTTVEWYDFFIYATAVGLVFGQLFFAPLGPNSAIVAFATVGVSFLFRPLGAFLAGHFGDKYGRKVVLMWTLILMGAATALIGVLPTYEAIGVWAPILLVLLRILQGISAGGEWGGAVLMAVEHAPKKRRGAFGASPQIGVPLGLLLASGVMAIMAMIAPGDAFLEWGWRIPFLLSVVLILIGWYVRRRVEESPVFTELAARKEKAKTPIIQLFTKHALLVFIAALVFAGNNAVGYMTTGGYIQGYATNPDGPLVLERGPVLWAVAGSAVTWLLSTLAAGFVSDRIGRRTTYIIGWILQLVGVFLLFPLVNTGDIWLLFLGLAILTVGLGFTYGPQAALYSELFPASIRFSGVSISYAIGAILGGAFAPTIATALVQATGSTLSVTWYLAGMTIVGLIATLLLRDRSGIPLGPDHEAEQSVSPIRGLSKA; the protein is encoded by the coding sequence ATGAGCACACCACAGCCCGACCCGGGATTCACCCCCACCGGCACCATCGCCAGCCCCGTCGATCGACGCCGCGTCGTCTTCGCGACCGTGGTCGGAACCACCGTCGAGTGGTACGACTTCTTCATCTACGCGACGGCCGTCGGCCTCGTGTTCGGCCAGCTGTTCTTCGCGCCGCTCGGCCCGAACAGCGCGATCGTGGCCTTCGCCACCGTCGGCGTGAGCTTCCTCTTCCGGCCGCTCGGAGCGTTCCTCGCCGGCCACTTCGGCGACAAGTACGGCCGCAAGGTCGTGCTGATGTGGACGCTGATCCTCATGGGCGCCGCGACGGCGCTCATCGGCGTGCTGCCCACCTATGAGGCCATCGGGGTCTGGGCGCCGATCCTGCTCGTGCTCCTGCGCATCCTTCAGGGCATCTCGGCCGGCGGCGAATGGGGCGGTGCCGTCCTCATGGCCGTCGAGCACGCGCCCAAGAAGCGCCGCGGCGCGTTCGGCGCCTCGCCGCAGATCGGCGTGCCCCTCGGGCTCCTTCTCGCGTCGGGGGTCATGGCGATCATGGCGATGATCGCACCCGGCGACGCCTTCCTCGAGTGGGGCTGGCGCATCCCGTTCCTGCTCAGCGTCGTCCTGATCCTCATCGGCTGGTACGTCCGTCGTCGCGTCGAGGAGAGCCCGGTGTTCACCGAGCTCGCCGCCCGCAAGGAGAAGGCGAAGACGCCGATCATCCAGCTGTTCACCAAGCACGCGCTGCTCGTCTTCATCGCGGCGCTCGTGTTCGCGGGCAACAACGCGGTCGGCTACATGACGACCGGCGGCTACATCCAGGGCTACGCCACGAACCCCGACGGGCCGCTCGTGCTCGAGCGCGGACCGGTGCTGTGGGCGGTGGCGGGCTCGGCCGTGACGTGGCTGCTGTCGACCCTCGCGGCCGGCTTCGTGTCGGACCGCATCGGCCGTCGCACGACGTACATCATCGGCTGGATCCTGCAGCTCGTCGGCGTCTTCCTGCTGTTCCCGCTCGTCAACACCGGCGACATCTGGCTGCTGTTCCTCGGCCTCGCGATCCTGACGGTCGGCCTCGGCTTCACGTACGGCCCGCAGGCGGCGCTGTACTCGGAGCTCTTCCCGGCATCCATCCGCTTCTCGGGCGTCTCGATCTCGTACGCGATCGGCGCGATCCTCGGCGGCGCCTTCGCCCCGACCATCGCCACGGCGCTGGTGCAGGCCACCGGATCGACGCTGTCGGTCACGTGGTACCTCGCCGGCATGACGATCGTCGGCCTGATCGCAACGCTGCTGCTGCGTGATCGGTCGGGCATCCCGCTCGGCCCCGACCACGAGGCCGAGCAGTCGGTGTCGCCGATCCGCGGTCTGTCCAAGGCCTGA
- a CDS encoding fumarylacetoacetate hydrolase family protein: MDENTPDAASDPDETTGAAGTDPRFRALPVRPGKIIAIHLSYASRADQRGRRPQHPSYFFKPSSSVAASAGTIERPAGTELLAFEGEIALVIGASARRVTLRDAWRHVAWVTAANDFGLYDLRANDKGSNVRSKGGDGYTPLGPSLIDARAIDPADLRVRTWLNGAVVQDDGAGGLIFPLAQLVADLSQHFTLEPGDVILTGTPAGSSVAVPGDVVEVEVDVPGGPTSGRLVTTVVSGDAEFDPALGSLPAVDDLQRTEAWGSRDAAGLPAEAPATSGLSPALRAKLASVPVAGLSAQLRKRGLNDVTIDGVRPLHPAAKLVGTARTLRFVPLREDLFASHGGGYNAQKRAFDAVGEGEVIVIEARGETGSGTLGDILAVRAHARGAAGIVTDGGVRDSDAVTAVGIPVYTAGAHPAVLGRRHVPWDHDVTIGCGGTTVQPGDVIVGDADGVIVIPPTLVEQVVDAAIAQEDEDAWIAQRVAEGHPIDGLFPMNEDWKARYRAWRESK; this comes from the coding sequence ATGGACGAGAACACCCCGGATGCCGCATCCGACCCCGATGAGACCACCGGCGCCGCAGGCACCGATCCCCGCTTCCGCGCCCTCCCCGTGAGGCCCGGGAAGATCATCGCCATCCACCTGAGCTACGCGTCCCGCGCCGATCAGCGGGGGCGCCGGCCGCAGCATCCCTCGTACTTCTTCAAGCCCTCGAGCTCGGTCGCCGCATCGGCCGGCACGATCGAGCGCCCCGCCGGCACGGAGCTCCTCGCCTTCGAGGGCGAGATCGCGCTCGTGATCGGCGCATCGGCCCGGCGCGTGACGCTCCGCGACGCCTGGCGGCACGTCGCCTGGGTCACGGCGGCGAACGACTTCGGGCTCTACGACCTGCGCGCCAACGACAAGGGATCCAACGTCCGCTCGAAGGGCGGCGACGGATACACCCCGCTCGGCCCGTCGCTCATCGACGCCCGGGCGATCGACCCGGCCGACCTCCGCGTCCGCACGTGGCTCAACGGAGCTGTCGTGCAGGACGACGGCGCCGGCGGCCTGATCTTCCCGCTCGCCCAACTCGTCGCCGACCTGTCGCAGCACTTCACGCTCGAGCCCGGCGACGTGATCCTCACGGGCACGCCGGCAGGCTCATCCGTCGCCGTCCCGGGCGATGTCGTCGAGGTCGAGGTCGACGTGCCCGGCGGACCGACCTCGGGCCGACTCGTCACGACAGTCGTCTCGGGCGATGCGGAGTTCGATCCGGCGCTGGGCTCGCTCCCCGCCGTCGACGATCTGCAGCGCACCGAGGCGTGGGGCTCGCGTGATGCGGCCGGGCTTCCCGCGGAGGCGCCGGCCACGTCCGGACTCTCCCCGGCCCTGCGCGCCAAGCTCGCGTCCGTCCCCGTCGCCGGGCTCTCCGCACAGCTGCGCAAGCGCGGGCTGAACGACGTCACGATCGACGGCGTGCGGCCGCTGCATCCCGCGGCGAAACTCGTCGGCACCGCGCGCACCCTCCGCTTCGTGCCCCTGCGCGAAGACCTCTTCGCTTCGCACGGCGGCGGCTACAACGCCCAGAAGCGCGCATTCGACGCCGTCGGCGAGGGCGAGGTCATCGTCATCGAGGCCCGCGGTGAGACCGGCTCGGGCACGCTCGGCGACATCCTCGCCGTCCGCGCCCACGCCCGTGGCGCCGCCGGCATCGTGACCGACGGCGGCGTGCGCGACTCCGACGCGGTGACCGCCGTCGGCATCCCGGTGTACACCGCCGGCGCGCACCCCGCGGTGCTCGGACGCCGGCACGTGCCGTGGGACCACGACGTGACGATCGGATGCGGCGGCACCACCGTGCAGCCCGGCGACGTCATCGTGGGCGACGCCGACGGCGTGATCGTGATCCCGCCCACGCTCGTCGAGCAGGTCGTCGACGCGGCGATCGCGCAGGAGGACGAGGACGCCTGGATCGCTCAGCGCGTCGCGGAGGGGCATCCGATCGACGGCCTGTTCCCCATGAACGAAGACTGGAAGGCGAGGTACCGCGCATGGCGGGAATCGAAGTGA
- a CDS encoding GntR family transcriptional regulator: protein MAGIEVTGADASADAATLSKSQRAYRWIKERIASQEFTPGYRLVLGSLAGELDMSVVPVREAIRQLEAEGLVMFERNVGARVSMVDDTQYRFSMQSLSILEGAATALAARRLTEVDIRNARRINELMIETLEHFDPRAFTALNQEFHAALFEKCANPRILDLVHGEWARLGHLRDSTFSFIPGRAQESVREHENILQLIETGAPLGEIEKAARRHRSATLDAYMIHEHPDEALGLPAF, encoded by the coding sequence ATGGCGGGAATCGAAGTGACCGGAGCGGATGCCTCGGCCGACGCCGCGACGCTCAGCAAGTCGCAGCGCGCCTACCGCTGGATCAAGGAGCGCATCGCGTCGCAGGAGTTCACGCCCGGCTACCGCCTGGTGCTCGGCTCGCTGGCCGGCGAGCTCGACATGAGCGTCGTGCCCGTGCGCGAGGCGATCCGTCAGCTCGAGGCCGAGGGCCTCGTGATGTTCGAGCGCAACGTCGGGGCGCGGGTGTCGATGGTCGACGACACCCAGTACCGCTTCAGCATGCAGTCGCTCTCGATCCTCGAGGGCGCCGCAACCGCGCTGGCCGCCCGTCGCCTGACCGAGGTCGACATCCGCAACGCGCGACGCATCAACGAGCTCATGATCGAGACCCTCGAGCACTTCGACCCGCGCGCCTTCACGGCGCTCAACCAGGAGTTCCACGCAGCGCTCTTCGAGAAGTGCGCCAATCCGCGCATCCTCGACCTCGTGCACGGCGAATGGGCGCGCCTCGGCCACCTGCGTGACTCGACCTTCAGCTTCATCCCCGGCCGCGCGCAGGAGTCCGTGCGCGAGCACGAGAACATCCTGCAGCTCATCGAGACGGGCGCCCCGCTCGGCGAGATCGAGAAGGCGGCCCGCCGCCATCGCTCAGCCACCCTCGACGCGTACATGATCCACGAGCACCCCGACGAGGCCCTCGGCCTCCCGGCGTTCTGA
- the hpaE gene encoding 5-carboxymethyl-2-hydroxymuconate semialdehyde dehydrogenase, with protein sequence MTDTDTLAGERHVPADLPAHIQHYIDGEFVDSVDGDTFDVLDPVTNETYLQAAAGKTADIDRAVAAARRAFTEGPWPRMLPRERSRILHRIADLVESRDARLAELESFDSGLPITQALGQARRAAENFRFFADLIVAQTDDAFKVPGRQLNYVNRKPIGVAGLITPWNTPFMLESWKLGPALATGNTVVLKPAEFTPLSASLWAGIFEEAGLPKGVFNLVNGLGEDAGDALVKHPDVPLISFTGESRTGQLIFANAAPFLKGLSMELGGKSPAIVFADADLDAAIDATIFGVFSLNGERCTAGSRILVQREVYDEFVERYAAQASRVVVGDPQDPATEVGALVHPEHYDKVMSYIEIGKTEGRLVAGGGRPEGFPTGNYVAPTVFADVAPDARIFQEEIFGPVVAITPFDTDEEALALANGVKYGLAAYVWTSDLRRAHNFSQAIEAGMVWLNSNNVRDLRTPFGGVKASGLGHEGGYRSIDFYTDQQAVHITLGPAHNPTFGKASSPAP encoded by the coding sequence ATGACCGACACCGACACGCTCGCCGGTGAGCGCCACGTGCCCGCCGACCTGCCCGCGCACATCCAGCACTACATCGACGGCGAGTTCGTCGACTCGGTCGACGGCGACACGTTCGACGTCCTCGACCCCGTCACGAACGAGACGTACCTGCAGGCCGCAGCCGGCAAGACGGCCGACATCGACCGGGCCGTCGCGGCGGCGCGACGCGCGTTCACCGAAGGGCCGTGGCCCCGGATGCTGCCGCGCGAGCGCTCCCGGATCCTCCACCGCATCGCCGACCTCGTCGAGTCGCGTGACGCGCGCCTCGCCGAGCTCGAGTCCTTCGACTCCGGCCTGCCCATCACGCAGGCGCTCGGCCAGGCGCGTCGTGCGGCCGAGAACTTCCGCTTCTTCGCCGACCTGATCGTGGCGCAGACCGACGACGCGTTCAAGGTGCCAGGACGCCAGCTCAACTACGTCAACCGCAAGCCGATCGGCGTCGCCGGGCTGATCACGCCGTGGAACACCCCGTTCATGCTGGAGTCGTGGAAGCTCGGCCCGGCGCTGGCGACGGGCAACACCGTCGTGCTCAAGCCGGCCGAGTTCACGCCGCTGTCGGCGTCGCTGTGGGCCGGGATCTTCGAGGAGGCAGGACTCCCGAAGGGCGTCTTCAACCTCGTGAACGGACTCGGCGAGGATGCCGGCGACGCGCTGGTGAAGCATCCCGATGTCCCGCTCATCTCCTTCACCGGCGAGAGCCGCACCGGGCAGCTGATCTTCGCCAACGCCGCGCCCTTCCTGAAGGGCCTGTCGATGGAGCTCGGTGGAAAGTCGCCGGCGATCGTGTTCGCCGACGCCGACCTCGACGCCGCGATCGACGCCACGATCTTCGGCGTCTTCTCGCTCAACGGCGAGCGCTGCACCGCAGGGTCGCGCATTCTCGTGCAGCGCGAGGTGTACGACGAGTTCGTCGAGCGCTATGCCGCCCAGGCGTCGCGCGTGGTCGTCGGCGACCCGCAGGACCCCGCGACCGAGGTCGGTGCGCTCGTGCATCCCGAGCACTACGACAAGGTGATGAGCTACATCGAGATCGGCAAGACCGAGGGGCGCCTCGTCGCCGGCGGCGGCCGGCCCGAGGGCTTCCCCACAGGCAACTACGTCGCCCCGACCGTGTTCGCCGATGTCGCGCCCGATGCGCGGATCTTCCAGGAGGAGATCTTCGGCCCGGTCGTGGCGATCACGCCGTTCGACACCGACGAGGAGGCGCTCGCCCTGGCGAACGGCGTGAAGTACGGCCTCGCAGCCTACGTGTGGACGAGCGACCTGCGCCGCGCGCACAACTTCTCGCAGGCCATCGAGGCCGGCATGGTGTGGCTCAACTCGAACAACGTGCGCGACCTCCGCACCCCCTTCGGCGGCGTGAAGGCCTCCGGCCTCGGCCACGAGGGCGGCTACCGCTCGATCGACTTCTACACCGACCAGCAGGCTGTGCACATCACGCTCGGCCCGGCCCACAACCCCACCTTCGGCAAGGCCTCCTCCCCCGCCCCCTGA